From Dehalococcoidia bacterium:
CGGCTGCGCGGAGGTTGTCGTGCGAGGAGATTCTTCGCTTCGCTCTGAATGACGGGTGTTGCGATGGTACGCGTTGCGCGGCGAGATCGTTCGCGTGCGCTCACGATGACGATGCGGGCGTGTGGGCACGCGGGCTGAAAGCCCGCGCTCAGGTTGCGTTGGCTACTCTTGCGGCACTACGGGGTCCGCGAGCTCGATGCGGTTCATGATGAAGATTGGGATCTCCGCCGCATCGCCGTAGGCGGCGCGCAGGGCGGGCCGGTCGATGACGAGCGTCTGACCGTCCTTGGTCAGGCGCATCTGCACTTCGTCGAAGAGGCCGGCGCGGAGGATGAACCAGTACATGTCGCCGTTGCGCGGGTTGATCGTCACCAGCGACGTGCCATCGACGTTGGAGAGTTGCACGACGGCGCTGTTGACGCCCATGACGCGCCAGCCGTCTTTCTCGGACGGGATGAGCGTGGTGAGGCGTCCGGCGGAGAGCCGCACCCAGAGGACGCCGAAGACGGTATCGACGGGCTCGGCACCGACGCCGATCTCCGGCGTTTCGGCGGGTACGGACGTGGGCGCTGGCGGTGTCGGGTTGGCGCCACCGGGCGTGGCCGTGTCAACGGGGGTTGCCGTAGGCTCGGGCGTATCGGTTGGGGACGGATCTTCGGTCTCGATCGGGTCGACGGGCGTCAGGACGCGCGGCAGCGGGTCCTGCGGATCGTTGACGATCTGGACGAACGTCACCTGGTAGCCCTCGTCGGAGACGGTCTTTGCCTCGGCGAGCTGAGCGGCGGCTTCGGGCGCGACGTGATCTTCGAGTTCCGCGAGCACCGTGCGCTGTTGCGCCGTCACTTCGTTGAGGCGTTCGGTCTCGCCGCGGTCGAGCTTGCCTTCGTTGGCGGCGCGCACGAGCGGTTCCGTCTGGTCCTTGAGCCGTTCGAGCACGCCAGGTCCGATGATCCGGCCCTTGGCGGCGAGTTGTTCGATCTCCTGTGAGCGTTCCTGGGCGATGTCGAGCCGCACGTCGCGCTCGGCGCCT
This genomic window contains:
- a CDS encoding DUF5667 domain-containing protein, whose protein sequence is MSEFETDLQTCLDALATGQWDIDECLRRYPRHADQLRARLLAAAALQDAYGVQPSQEFARSSRERFLIATGQRLAEVYDNDPSPSFFAAARVKFLMTAHRLRIGERATKSRRVPLFGTPFRALASGMAAIALFMSLSTYTVASASDALPGEWQYGVKLQTERVRLALAFSEGAERDVRLDIAQERSQEIEQLAAKGRIIGPGVLERLKDQTEPLVRAANEGKLDRGETERLNEVTAQQRTVLAELEDHVAPEAAAQLAEAKTVSDEGYQVTFVQIVNDPQDPLPRVLTPVDPIETEDPSPTDTPEPTATPVDTATPGGANPTPPAPTSVPAETPEIGVGAEPVDTVFGVLWVRLSAGRLTTLIPSEKDGWRVMGVNSAVVQLSNVDGTSLVTINPRNGDMYWFILRAGLFDEVQMRLTKDGQTLVIDRPALRAAYGDAAEIPIFIMNRIELADPVVPQE